GCAGTCaatgttacatttaatttttaatttgtacataAATTACCAATTTTACTTTCCTTACAATTATCGAAATAAGTAAAAATTACTAGCAGGGTTTAACATTTACTAGTTGTTTagtaaactttcatttttcAGTGACTACACATAACAAGTAATAAAAGCTATGTATAACTATCCAAAGAGCTTCATTTACTTTTCGgcataatacaatatatactAATTTTATTGCAGTGTAGAAGTAACAAGACGTGCTCCACGAACAGATGACAACACACGCTTTCAGTCTGTTAATAGGCATAACCCAACACATACCAAATCCATAGCTACATGCCTTGCTAAACAGATGATAAATACTGGTAATGTGTGAACCAAGTTTCAGGTGATTGTTAGAACGATTGTTATGGCCTAATTAAATCTTCTGCACGAAAACGACGTCAGCGACGACACCAAGGTTATTACTTCGACTTCGAAAAACACACAACCTTTATTGTGGTTGGGCGTATCATCGAATTTATCAAAAGCATGCATgttggaaaaaaatacatttgcccACCCACCGACCCCCCGATTAGGGTAAAAGCTTATAAGTGCATGGAATGTTCAGGCCTAATAATCAACTGAAAATcccaaaatatgtataataataagcGAATACGTCACAAATATCGGCACTCATTGATTAAGTATTCAGTGGTTATTTGAATTGAGATTTGCATTGACGTAGATCATTTAAGGCGATATCAAATGAGCTTACACTGCAGAACAAGTTTCATGGGTATTGATTCCTGGCTTAACAACAGGCAAACTTTCAATCAATGCGTCCATAAAAGTGTCTTTGGTCTTCGGCAGTCAGTGATTCTCTGGCAATGAGATTTATTTCCTTTCCCCATAAACTTTAATGAGAAGTACGTAAAGATCCATTTATAGTTTCGAAGTTTTGTCGTAAATTACAGCACATACAGAGTATCATTGACAGCCAAGAGAAACGCGGTCAACGCCCAGAGGGGGGCTGCCTTCACTTACGGTTTTCTGTTTCCACGAGTCTCGATCTGCACTGCAATATGTATGAACGAAGTGTCTGTCTTAGGccaaaaaatacctgtgtttccggtaacccgaccgaccctattttttcctcgccgacccgAATcttttttttagacataaaagtaaaaaaaataaaaaattattcgatcggaaaaaaaaaatatttttttttttaaatatatcgtcattattttcgttgtttgtctttcTTTGTTCCCAGAGAATAAACTTTTATTCCTTATTACGTATTACCGAGACGCTATGTcaacaggaaaacaaaatggcggagggcggcgaaccctgtccgatatcttcaaattggcgaacgcatgtttacggtccaaacacgtggtttATCACAacatattttgctgtctttaaaatgaaaatatctagGATTATAGCTcgcggtgttatttattcatgtccaaaataaaacttacttttttacgaTTAGGcattgcgtatatcatgcaggcttcttacgattaggcttaACCTACCTTCACTTggaggcctagtttaaggagctcacagttgacaagaaaatcggcgattttcaccaagcaaattaataaatttagttgataattgactgtttgagTAGAACTTTATCACAGATTtgtagaaattgaagtgctggatttgttcTTAAAAACTGATCGcgacttataaacgagtattgtatacaaaaaacaccagatttcatgggcaaaattggcgggaaaatacggtagtcgaaggtaaggaaatgatttcagacattatACAATGCTGTTTTTCTctgactttttgtaaattatgaaacgcttagatataacataattgatctgatacaacagaaaattgcatgatatggaaagagtaaaaaaaaaaaaatcccgaccgaccgaccctatttttttcgccatgttaccggaaacacaggtattttttttgcCTTATATGCACTGTGCCTATACGAGGTCTctgtcttaactgcaccgtgcatatacgaCGTCTCTGTCTTATTGCACCGTGCATATACTAAGTCTctgtcttaactgcaccgtgcTTATACGAAGTATCTGTCTTAACTGTATCGTGCATATACGATGTCTCTGTCTTAACTGTACCGTGCATATACGATGTCTctgtcttaactgcaccgtgcatatacgaagtctctgtcttaactgcaccgtgcatatacgaagtatatgtcttaactgcaccgtgcatatacgaagtatatgtcttaactgcaccgtgcatatacgaagtCTCTGTCTTAACTGtaccgtgcatatacgaagtatatgtcttaactgcaccgtgcatatacgaagtCTCTGTCTTAACTGTATCGTGCATATACGATGTCTctgtcttaactgcaccgtgcatatacgaagtatatgtcttaactgcaccgtgcatatacgaagtatctgtcttaactgcaccgtgcatatacgaagtatatgtcttaactgcaccgtgcatatacgaagtatctgtcttaactgcaccgtgcatatacgaagtatctgtcttaactgcaccgtgcatatacgaagtatatgtcttaactgcaccgtgcatatacgaagtatatgtcttaactgcaccgtgcatatacgaagtatatgtcttaactgcaccgtgcatatacgaagtatatgtcttaactgcaccgtgcatatacgaagtatatgtcttaactgcaccgtgcatatacgaagtatCTGTCTTAACTGTATCGTGCATATACGATGTCTctgtcttaactgcaccgtgcatatacgaagtatctgtcttaactgcaccgtgcTTATACGAAGTATctgtcttaactgcaccgtgcTTATACGAAGTCTctgtcttaactgcaccgtgcatatacgaagtctctgtcttaactgcaccgtgcatatacgaagtatatgtcttaactgcaccgtgcatatacgaagtatatgtcttaactgcaccgtgcTTATACGAAGTCTCTGTCTTAACTGtaccgtgcatatacgaagtatatgtcttaactgtaccgtgcatatacgaagtatCTGTCTTAACTGTACCGTGCATATACGATGTCTctgtcttaactgcaccgtgcatatacgatgtctctgtcttaactgcaccgtgcatatacgaagtatatgtcttaactgcaccgtgcatatacgaagtatatgtcttaactgtaccgtgcatatacgaagtatatgtcttaactgcaccgtgcatatacgaagtgtatgtcttaactgcaccgtgcatatacgaagtatatgtcttaactgcaccgtgcatatacgatgtatatgtcttaactgcaccgtgcatatacgaagtatatgtcttaactgcaccgtgcatatacgatgtatatgtcttaactgcaccgtgcatatacgaagtatctgtcttaactgcaccgtgcatatacgatgtatatgtcttaactgtaccgtgcatatacgaagtatatgtcttaactgcaccgtgcatatacgaagtatatgtcttaactgcaccgtgcatatacgaagtatatgtcttaactgcaccgtgcatatacgatgtatatgtcttaactgcaccgtgcatatacgaagtctctgtcttaactgcaccgtgcatatacgaagtatatgtcttaactgcaccgtgcatatacgaagtatatgtcttaactgcaccgtgcatatacgaagtatatgtcttaactgcaccgtgcatatacgaagtatatgtcttaactgcaccgtgcatatacgatgtctctgtcttaactgcaccgtgcatatacgaagtatatgtcttaactgcaccgtgcatatacgaagtatatgtcttaactgcaccgtgcatatacgaagtctctgtcttaactgcaccgtgcatatacaatgtatatgtcttaactgtaccgtgcatatacgaagtctctgtcttaactgcaccgtgcatatacgaagtctctgtcttaactgcaccgtgcatatacgaagtatatgtcttaactgcaccgtgcatatacgaagtatatgtcttaactgcaccgtgcatatacgaagtatatgtcttaactgtaccgtgcatatacgatgtctctgtcttaactgcaccgtgcatatacgatGTCTCTGTCTTAACTGtaccgtgcatatacgaagtatatgtcttaactgcaccgtgcatatacgaagtatctgtcttaactgcaccgtgcatatacgaagtatatgtcttaactgcaccgtgcatcatatacgaagtatatgtcttaactgcaccgtgcatatacgaagtatatgtcttaactgcaccgtgcatatacgaagtatctgtcttaactgcaccgtgcatatacgaagtatatgtcttaactgcaccgtgcTTATACGAAGTATctgtcttaactgcaccgtgcatatacgaagtatatgtcttaactgcaccgtgcatatacgaagtatatgtcttaactgcaccgtgcatatacgaagtatatgtcttaactgcaccgtgcatatacgaagtatCTGTCTTAACTGtaccgtgcatatacgaagtatctgtcttaactgcaccgtgcatatacgaagtatatgtcttaactgcaccgtgcTTATACGAAGTCTctgtcttaactgcaccgtgcatatacgaagtatatgtcttaactgcaccgtgcatatacgaagtatatgtcttaactgcaccgtgcatatacgaagtctctgtcttaactgcaccgtgcatatacgaagtctctgtcttaactgcaccgtgcatatacgaagtCTCTGTCTTAACTGtaccgtgcatatacgaagtatatgtcttaactgcaccgtgcatatacgaagtatatgtcttaactgcaccgtgcatatacgatgtctctgtcttaactgcaccgtgcatatacgaagtatatgtcttaactgcaccgtgcatatacgaagtatatgtcttaactgtaccgtgcatatacgatgtctctgtcttaactgcaccgtgcatatacgaagtatatgtcttaactgcaccgtgcatatacgaagtatatgtcttaactgtaccgtgcatatacgatgtctctgtcttaactgcaccgtgcatatacgaagtCTCTGTCTTATTGAACGGTGCTTATACGAAGTCTCTGTCTTAATTGCGCCGTGTGTATATGAAGTCTctgtcttaactgcaccgtgcTTATACGAAGTATCTGTCTTAACTGTATCGTGCATATACGATGTCTctgtcttaactgcaccgtgcatatacgaagtatctgtcttaactgcaccgtgcatatacgaagtatatgtcttaactgcaccgtgcatatacgaagtCTCTGTCTTAACTGtaccgtgcatatacgaagtatatgtcttaactgcaccgtgcatatacgaagtCTCTGTCTTAACTGTATCGTGCATATACGATGTCTctgtcttaactgcaccgtgcatatacgaagtatatgtcttaactgcaccgtgcatatacgaagtatctgtcttaactgcaccgtgcatatacgaagtatatgtcttaactgcaccgtgcatatacgaagtatctgtcttaactgcaccgtgcatatacgaagtatctgtcttaactgcaccgtgcatatacgaagtatatgtcttaactgcaccgtgcatatacgaagtatatgtcttaactgcaccgtgcatatacgaagtatCTGTCTTAACTGTATCGTGCATATACGATGTCTctgtcttaactgcaccgtgcatatacgaagtatctgtcttaactgcaccgtgcatatacgaagtatatgtcttaactgcaccgtgcatatacgaagtatCTGTCTTAACTGtaccgtgcatatacgaagtatatgtcttaactgtaccgtgcatatacgaagtatatgtcttaactgcaccgtgcatatacgatgtctctgtcttaactgcaccgtgcatatacgaagtatatgtcttaactgcaccgtgcatatacgaagtctctgtcttaactgcaccgtgcatatacgatgtctctgtcttaactgcaccgtgcatatacgaagtatatgtcttaactgcaccgtgcatatacgaagtatatgtcttaactgcaccgtgcTTATACGAAGTATCTGTCTTAACTGTACCGTGCATATACGATGTCTctgtcttaactgcaccgtgcatatacgaagtCTCTGTCTTATTGAACGGTGCTTATACGAAGTCTCTGTCTTAATTGCGCCGTGTGTATATGAAGTCTctgtcttaactgcaccgtgTATATACGAAGTCTCTGCCTTATTGCACGGTGCTTATACGAAGTCTCGGTCTTAACTGCGCTGTACATATTCATGGACAAAGTCTCTGTCTTAACCGCATTGTACATATACGAAACCCCGTTCTTAACCTCACTGTGCCTATAGGAGGGCTTGGTCAAAACCTCACTGTGCCTATAGGAGGGCTTGGTCAAAACTTCACTGTGCCTATAGGAGGGCTTGGTCAAAACCTCACTGTGCCTATAGGAGGGCTTGGTCAAAACCTCACTGTGCCTATAGGAGGGCTTGGTCAAAACCTCACTGTGCCTATAGGAGGGCTTGGTCAAAACCTCACTGTGCCTATAGGAGGGCTTGGTCAAAACCTCACTGTGCCTATAGGAGGGCTTGGTCAAAACCTCACTGTGCCTATAGGAGGGCTTGGTCAAAACCTCACTGTGCCTATAGGAGGGCTTGGTCAAAACCTCACTGTGCCTATAGGAGGGCTTGGTCAAAACCTCACTGTGCCTATAGGAAGGCTCGGTCTTTATCGAACTGTACCTATAGGAAGGCTCGGTCGAAACCTCACTGTGCTTATAAAAAGTCTCGGAAAGGGGAGCAAAGAGAAGCATTCAGAATGGATTGAATGACAATCAACACTGTCCAAGTTATTACGGAGGTGGAGGTATTGACACCTTGGTGTCTTCCACGGCTGAGGCAGTCACGCCTTGGTGTCGTCCACGGTTAAGGCAGTCACGCCTTGGTATCGTCCACGGTTAAGGCAGTCACGCCTTGGTGTCGTCCACGATTAAGGGAGTCACGCCTTGGTGTCGTCCAGGACTGAGGCAGTCACGCCTTGGTGTCGTCCACGGTTAAGGCAGTCACGCCTTGGTGTCGTCCACGGTTAAGGCAGTCACGCCTTGGTGTCGTCCACGGCTAAGGCAGTCACGCCTTGGTGTCGTCCACGGCTGAGGCAGTCACGCCTTGGTGTCGTCCACGGCTGAGGCAGTCACGCCTTGGTGTTGTCCACGGCTAAGGCAGTCACGCCTTGGTGTCGTCCACAGCGGAAGCATTGACACCTTGGTGTCGTCCACAGCGGAGGCATTGACACCTTGGTGTCGTCCACATGTGAGGCATTCACATCTTGGTGTCGTCCACGGCTGAGGCATTGACACATTGGTGTCGTCCACAGCGGAGGCATTGACACCTTAGTGTCATCCACAGGTGAGGCATTCACATCTTGGTGTCGTCCACGGCTGAGGCATTGACACCTTGGTGTCGTCCACAACGGAGGCATTCACATCTTGGTGTCGTCCACAAGTGAGGCATTCACATCTTGGTGTCGTCCACAGGTGAGGCATTCACATCTTGGTGTCGTCCACTGCTGAGGCATTCACATCTTGGTGTCGTCCACAAGTGAGGCGTTTAGTGCTTCAAACGTAGGGTCATCTATCTTAATATCATTATTGACGACACTAGGCCAGTACTAGGGTTTGCGAATGATACTTCAGTATCTCTAATAAACAATTGTAACGGTTTGCAATACCAAATAagagaaataaacatttgttacatTATAGAGATCAACATTTGAGACCACTACCAAAAAATTGTAATCTGTGGACAGGTGACACGTGCCTAATGCTCAATAAGTGCCTGTGACAGAGCTTCATGTATCGGGTGATGGAAGGCTCGAACTTATATGTTCCATACATGCTCTATGGGATTTCATACCTCCATTGCCCTCACGTTCAAGGTAAGTGTTGACAACCAAAGCTCAGTGTGGGCGAGCGTTATCATCCATAAGCACGAGCACCAGCAGATGGccttcaaaattcattttaatttttttcgtGATAATGAACACAAGTTAAAGATCCGTTACAAACCATATACAGGTCTGTAGATCCATCATAGGTCACCCTACCCAAGGCATCACAGATGAACCACCGAGCCTTTCATGTTCAATGGTATAAAATCCTTGAACCTATGTCTGCGTCCATACACGTTTCCGGACGTAGTTGAAATCAACACAGAAATTCAAATCATTTGTGAAAGAATTGGCCTGAGTCTTGGATGCGTACTATTTTGTCAATCCTTGGAAAATTCTAACCTCAGTTTCGGTGACTTTAGATCAAAGGTGGATGAATAGCAAGTCTGCGGGCTCGAATATTAGCGGCATGATGGTTATTTCACAATTGCAAACCACATACAGCTCTCGGAAGTGTGCATTCAGCGTTTTCATGGATTAAAACCTGCCTCGTTTGACAGTATTCAAAACATAACGGTCATCGCGGACCGTTGTCTTCGGCGGACGGCCAGTCAGGTGACGTTCTACAACAGAGCCAGTGTCAATGTACCTTTTTCATAATCGGAGAGTCACTGTATGGCTAAGTTTATACTGACGTAGGCCGTAACGTTCGCTCTGTCCTGCCAAAAGCCCCACCATGATGTGTTCTATATCACCCACTGGCAATCGTCGTCGAACAGGCATAATACGTCTAAAATAGTTCAGATGTATATtgatatctttgaaaagtttttgcataaggtactctgaattgtattcctttgtTTGCAGATAGAGTCGGGATccctaatcatagaagtactgagggtttacctattagtttatcattatttgttttattattaagtttcctcaagttaatgtataCTTTAATACGATTTAcgttttcactttatttaggatttttgggataagagtgaggttttgcacacaaactggtttaaactcccagtaaatttacattttattgaccgttccaaggcagtactTAACAATCCATGATAAACAcaccttgttttttttaatatagtgTTTATGTACTGtcttgtttgtggagttttgtgtcgttgttccatgtttcttgtttgtgattgtttgtt
The Mya arenaria isolate MELC-2E11 chromosome 12, ASM2691426v1 DNA segment above includes these coding regions:
- the LOC128210875 gene encoding formin-2-like; translation: MGGLGQNLTVPIGGLGQNFTVPIGGLGQNLTVPIGGLGQNLTVPIGGLGQNLTVPIGGLGQNLTVPIGGLGQNLTVPIGGLGQNLTVPIGGLGQNLTVPIGGLGQNLTVPIGGLGQNLTVPIGRLGLYRTVPIGRLGRNLTVLIKSLGKGSKEKHSEWIE